The genomic region ATAATTCTAACTCTATTCATTCTTAATTCGCGGGTACCCAATTTTACAGGCTACTTACAAAAAAgatgtaacattttttttcaaagTCAAGTAGTATTCATTTCATAATTCAAGAAATACAAGAAGTTCATGTAGGACAAAAAAAAGAGAACGGAGAACTCCCAATCAACTCCCGTGCTGAGTTATATAGCAACATAATAAAAGGAAGAATTACAAAGGGTATAATAAAAGGACAGAAGATCTAAATGGGGCTTTAATCCCTAACGTTTCACTAGAAGGGAATTGGAGAAAGGGAGTCACTCAGATAAAGATGCTGAAAACGTCTTTTtataaagatgttttttaataattaaaatttaacacatataatcgattaaatcgtgttatttttatcaaaattaggctagacaaattgatttgactgaaaaatggtgaatcaaatcttgaattggtctaaattaatattattttttatagaaaatgactacaataccctactataaaaaatgattaaaatatttttattatatatattaattttgagaattttaaattttagtcctttatttttctatcgtaggattaggatttagaatttttaaaattaatatatctatatatatataataagagtattttaatcATTCTCTATAATAagggtattgtagtcatttttttataaaaaaaaatattaatttaaaccagttcaagatttgattcaccatttttttgttaaatcaatttgtctagcctaattttgacaaaaataacatgattcaatcgattatatatgttaaattttaattactgaaaaacatttttaaaaaagACGTTTTATGCGTCTTTATTTGAGTGGCTCCCTTGGGGGAATAGTCACCACTTCCATTAACATTCTTCGAGAAATTCGGTCTGTCTCTTCCGGTAAAATTTTTTCATGTTCAAAGACCAAGCAGTTTCGAGCTCTCCAAATATTCCGGTACATAATTTCAACCAAGAGCAAGTTTTGTTAGTCACTTCCACTCCCTCATAGGTAAGCTTTCTTCCTCCTCCAACATCGATAGAatttctcttcctcttctcctaTCGTCACACCTGCAAATGGACTTTTGAACCATACTTCTTTTGCCTTATTGCAGGTGAATAAGCAGTGCATAGTCGATTCCTCTCCTATCTAACATCGGGGACAAATTGCAGAAACTGATGGAATTCGTCGCTGGAGATTCAACAGGACATGAAGTCTTCCATGAAGGGCACGCCAGAGGAAGAATTTGATCTTCGGAAGTAATCTCATTTTtcataaatcttttcaaatattaCTACATTGAGCTGTAGGTGAATAGAACTCAATTGGTGGGTGGTGAAAATGGTAAGCCACTTGATATACTGATACTACTTTATAATTACCAGACTTGTGAAAAATTTAGGATATTCGGTCCTCTCGGTCTTCAATATTAACTGAAAGAATACTTTGAGTAATTTTTGGAGAAAACAAACACTGTATTAATTGATTATTCCATTCCTTGTTCTTAGTTAAGAGTTCTTTTACCCAAGTCACATTTTGCCTTGTTGTTGCAGATTGTATAGGAGCACAATGGGGATGAGGAGATGGCAGCCATGGATCTACATAAACATGGATACTTTTTCCTGACCCTACCTTCCAGAGCAAGCCTTTTTCAAGAACTTTACAGCCCTCTAGGACGCTTCTCCAACTCCACGAAAGTACTGTTCCTACTCTTGCCTTCATAATAGACTGGTATATGTAGTACTTTCCTTTTAGCATCTTAGTAAATAGAGATTTTGGTCTGATAGCTATTCTCCAACACAGTTTTTCTAGAAGTGCCAAATTTTGGGCTCGCAGGTCCTTAAAtataatttgatgataatttaaaatagaactgatttttatgtaaaaaaaaatctattaaaTTATCCATTAATGATCTTCTCTTAGTGATTTAGGATCCATTTAGTGAGAAGTCTTTGATTCAACATTCACTTGAAATATACTTTTATATAAATATagaacatatacatatatagggtgcAGGTTGGTCGAGTAAGATTGAGACTCAACCCACACCCGACCCGACCCGCACAAGAACCCTACCCACACCCTATACTACCCGCTGCGAATCAGATTGGCAACTCTACCCGACTAGGTTGAATCGGGTTAGGTCCCCACTGGTAAGGTGCATGTTGCCACCTCTCAATTCTCTGCCTTCGAATTCAGGAAAAATGAACTCCACTCGTAACAAACTCAACCATTTCTTACGTCCCACTATCCATCCTCTCTCACTATATTTCCATGGagtcctaactaactctctctgaTGCATTAGTTGGGTTTGTCATTGGGCCTTCCATCGAGTCATTTTGTTGAACCGGATCAGAGTTGACGTTCTCATTAACTATCCCCTGCCCGATAAGGACCTTGTCCCCAAGGTGATTTGAGAAAAAAACATTAGAGCTCATCTTTGTCAACCCAAGCTGTCTCTTCGCAAGGTGACCCTGCCCATTCCACCAACACCTATTCGATCGGCGCCCCCTCTCGCCTGACGATGTTACATCCAATAATCGCAGTTGGGAGGGGCTGGAAAGTCGTGGGTGTCGCTGTTAAAGTCGGACTTCTCATTGGTGGATTCCCATGATACTCTTTCGGCATAGAGACGTGGAAGACTAGGTGGATAGTGCTCCCCTCCGACAACTCTAACCGATATGCGAGCTTCTCAACTCGCCAATGCACGTGGTAAGGCTCGAAGAACCATCGACCTAATTTCGGGTGTTCCTTGAGAAAGAAAGAAATCTACCGGTACAGTTTAAGGTTCAATAAAACCCAATCATTCTCCTTGAACTCCTTATCTCTGTGATTTTTATCTACGTGCTTTTTTATTCTCTGCATTGCTTGATGCAGGTAAAATCCCAATTCATCATTAAAGACCTATGTAGCAAAATTCAGCCTAAGGAAGGAAGGAAACTCAACACTGTGGTCGAGAATGGATGAATGCTAGCAAATACTGCTCCAAGGAGCAATATGTGACTTCAGTTTAACCATCGCTTTGGAGATGATAAGTCGTACTATAATGTAGTCTAGTTCCATTATACTCAAACAAGTTCCGCCAAAATCAAATGAGAAAAATTAGGTCATGATCTGAGACAATGACAACAGAGAAGCTATGAAATTTGACTATGGACGCAATGAAGACCTTAGTAACAGATGCAACAGTAAGACCAAAACGCAGAGCTTTAAAATGGGTTGTCTTGCTAAAGCGCGCCGTCGACGACCACCATGATAGCCGAGTTATGCTAATTGCATCAAAATCCAAACCTAATATACACTTTGTCCAGATTATGTTTTaccaaatttatatttttttttctaaaattatttttagtttgaTGTTATAAGGTTTTATGAATAACATCTTTTTGAGCCGCATATGTTGCTGAGGAAGGGAGGTATTACACTCACCTTTGAGTAACTACTACTTTTCTTTGAGAATACATTAAATTGATTAGGATACTCATAACATGCACAAATAATTTACAAAGTTTTTCTTGTACAACTTCTGAAATTTCAATCAAATATCCAAATTCCAAACATGCACTAAATCCAAAAATAAGACATTGGTAGACCATAACGATTTTTTTGCCCCTCCTCTTTATTCTGGAGTTAAAACTCGAAAATATCTTTTGTTTTGTGTTAACAAATTGAGACCAAATTCTTAATTTTGTGTTTTGCTCTTATCATAAAAATGACCGTTCAAATTAATATGTTAGTAATAAGCTTAAATATTAGAATTTGGTTCAATCATTTTTTTTAGTCAGATTTAGACACTTCTAATTCTATGTATTACATCATAAATTTACacaataatatttgaattttattcATTATTTGACCATCATTAAATCAAATATTAGAGTTtgattcaataatttttttagtcgGATGAATTgaacatttttaattttatatattacataacaaatttatatatataatatttggatttTATTCATTATTTGACCATCACTAAATTTTCAATTCGAATACAGTATATTAAGAGACTAAATATACAGCCACACAACCAAAGCTTAGGTTGCAAAGTTCAATGCTTATTCATTCGTGTACTTTCCAAAACGAATGGTGGAAAAATGTATGTTATATGCCTTTCATTCTGGACTTATTTCCAATTAGTTTGTTAAAAATgacaatgagtaatagctcaaatggtatagtctcctcatactcaattaagaggttacgggttcgagttcttctatctttggtaaaaaaaaaaaaattagtttgttAAAAATGTATGTCATATGCATATCACTCGTTCCTAGGATCTTTTTGGTGCACCTTGTTAAGAGGCACACAGATCCTTCACAAGATGGAACCTCAagcttgtgtttttttttttttttcagtttttggtCTATGTAGTGAAGTTAGCCCAATTTCAACATAGCGGTACAGTCTCTTTTACCATAAAACAAATACAAAAAATGAAatctacaattttttttttcactttttaaccAAATTAAGTACCAATTATTTAGAGTTTAGACACCATAGAATTTTTCTAATAGTATATTGTTGTATTGAAATTATTAGTAGGCAACCAAAATGTACCTTTGTTGAGTGACTACATATTGACACAGCCTTGTATAGTTAATTATTTTACCAAAACTAACAAGATTGAATTATTTACTTGCATATTATAGTTAATCTTTTGATTAATAGCCATATTTTGTAGATAATATCCTTTATTACgaataaacaaatttaaaaaaaaaaattctaacagTTCAATACTTAACAATTTTTGGATGACTACAGATTAACCTTGATAATTTAACATCAATCTTAGTATTATGAGTATTATTTGAAAATTAGTGAGGCCTCAACGTGGAAGACACTAGACAGTACTATGACGTTAGCTCCACCTTCCACCACAAAAAGCACCAAGCCGACCAAGACCCCAATTCACCATTTAGTCCAATCCGTAGCCGCCACGTGTTTCATCCCATTCAGCTATCAGTCACTTCTTTCCGAAAGGATCCACTCTCAGACAAGGAGTAGTACCATGCTAATTGCTAACTTTGGCACAATTTGAATTGGGTTAGCAACTTAGCAAAAGGCTATTGTTGGTagtaacatttaaaaaaaaaataattattgttattttatcTGTATATTCTTTTAtccacatttttatttttaatattaagttAACAATGATGTTTTTTAAATTGTGATCTACtatgtcacaaaaaaaaaaaaattgtgatctactataatatttttctaaaatgtgGGATAATTTAATTTACGGAGTACAAATTGGACCGTCTGATTTTTAAGAGGTATAGAAATCGAACCGTTTGATTTTTAGAttctccaaatttttttaattttttaaacacaaatcgaaaGAACCTcctataattttaaaaaacacaaaaaattactacgttaagaattaaaatataacaCTCATCTTACCACGATatggttattttaattattgAGTACTGTCATTTTAATGTTAGTTGGTTGAAATGgagtattatattttttatactaaaaataattattataaaaacCATAGAACNNNNNNNNNNNNNNNNNNNNgtaaatacaaaatattttataattctaGTTAATCATATTtcattatttaagtaatttttataCACTTATAGTAAAAGTGTAAACTTAAAATTTATTTGAGGACATTAATCAAAACGGCGTTAAAAGCCTGGACTCTATCAAAACGCATGCCGCTTAATTCACGTCCGTTTCTCTATGTACCAGATTCAAATTTCTCCGAACCTTAGGCTCGGTTTCCGAGCCTCGTTCTCCGCAACACTATAAAATGAAAGCGAGAGATTCTCGTTTCGAACCCTAACATTTCGCTATCACGTTTCACACACACTCCAGCTCAAAAACAAGCTTAATAGTGTGAGCTTcgttttcttcatctttttaaatCTGAATTCGAagatttagggtttgtgtttcGGAGAGAATGGCTGAAGAACAGGAGAGCACTGTGACCAGCCAGGAGTCGTTGATCGAGAAGATCGCCGATAAGATTAAAGGCCACGATTCTTCATCATCGTCCGATTCCGATTCCGATTCCGAGAAAACCGCAGCTTCGTCAATTAAGGAGAAGGTGTTTCGCCTCTTCGGTAGAGAGAGGCCTGTTCACTCCGTCCTCGGCGGCGGAAAGCGTatgaatctctctctctctctctcactctctctctctctatgatgTGCTTACACGTGGTAGTGGTAGATCTGTGATTTGAGCTGATTCTGTATCTGATTTAGTTTGTTTATTGAGAAAATGTTTATAGGAAATGATGTTAGTGCTACATTTTGTTGAATTATTCTATAGATCTAAGTTTTTAGCtgaaatctaaaatctaaaatgtgATAATTGTAGAATAAAATGTGAAATGATTCGAGTTTTTTTTATATTCTAATTTTATGTACCTGGAGCTGTTTATTATGCTTGATTTCTATTACAACTAAAAGTGACAATGTGAATACATAATTAGAGAATTAATAACAGTTAGAATCTTatgatgttttttttatttttttttttattttttttatagtccGTATAATATAAATAGATAAATCGCAAACCATTAAGAAGATAATCTTGACATTATGTCTAATCTATACATAATATATGCTATTTTTACTAAGATATCTTATGAAAAATCTTTCAAGTGTTAATGTATATATATCTTTGTGGAATTCATATACAACATCATATATTACTACACATATATTATATCTTGTTTATCTCTGTGATAAACTTATTCTTACATTGTATAATTTTGATGCACTGCCGCTAAAGATGTATTATGTATGCATTCAATTATACATTAACTAACTACGTACTACACCATGTGAATGGTCATCTAAAAGATCTTTGTGATAGGATAAAATCTCTCCGTGTCAGTGTATCAAACATAAAATGAACGATATATTCCAAAAATTTTAcatagttttattttttaaatattgttcTTATGGTTTTGAATATTGTTCCAAAAATTAATTGTTTACAGCTGCTGATGTGCTAttatggaggaacaagaagatatCCGGTGGTGTGCTTGGAGGAGCCACTGCTGTTTGGGTCTTCTTTGAATTGCTTGAATATAACCTTCTCACTCTTGTTTGTCACATTTTGATCCTGTTGCTTGCTGGTTTGTTCTTGTGGTCCAATGCTCAGACGTTCATCTACAAGTGAGACTCGAAACTTGTTAGCATAGAACTGACAGCATAGTCATGTGGGTTTAGATCATGTTGTTTTAACTAATCACTTGCGTGtaatgtcaaataatggttgtaGGAAGGAGCCTCACATCCCACATGTTCATATTCCAGAAGAACCATTCCTGCAAGTTGCATCTGCATTGAGAATTGAAATCAACGCTGGATTTTCTGCCTTGCGTAACATTGGTGCTGGAAAGGATTTGAAGAAATTCCTAATTGTATGTAGTCTAAAACCTCCTTTCTGTCATTCCTAAATACTATTTATAACTAATTTTCACAAATTTTGTATTAAGTTTAATTTCGGCATTACTAAATACTGAGGATTGTTTTTTGAAAATATCAGGTTATTGCTGGCTTGTGGGTTTTATCTATTATTGGTAGCTGGTGCAATTTCCTGACCTTGTTCTACATAAGTAAGTACAGTTTACAGGCTTTGGTTTGAGCAGCTTTTGTTTTGTTGCACACCGTCCCTGTTGTGTATGATAAGTACGAAGATAAGATAGACCCCTTGGCTGAAAAGGGTTTCATTGAGTTTAAAAAGCAATATGCTGTGTTTGATGAAAAGGTGTTAAGTAAGATCCCTAAAGGTCCGTTGAAGGCCAAGAAGTTAGCCTAGTGTTTAGGGTTGGTGTGCCCCATAACCCAACACAATAGAGTTGCTCTGCTTGAGTACTTTTATATACCAGAGCCTCGCATCTTTTGTCGTATAACCATGGCCTTGTTAAAGTTTGGTTTAAGCTTCAATATTTAGTTTTTAAGTTTTGTTACAGGCATGTATGGATTTTGCtgtctatgttttctgggcttgTTTTTAGTCCTTGAATCAGTAATTCTTATTGTGAGCTAAAAAACCTCACCTCTTGTTCTTATTGCTGACTTCGTGGTGCTTGCTGGTAAATAGAATTGCCGGTTCATGATTACGGAAAAGTTTTGTTCTTTACAAAAACAAAACTCAGGCTCTTTAGTTTCCATACTTTTATTTGTTGCCCACtactttttatattattgttGTACTTTGACTCGTGATTTATTTTGTGTGTACGATTACTTATTTTTAATTGTGTTATCAGATAGTATTATATGCTTTGATTCGGAATGAGGTTCTAAATAATACGTAACATTAGCTATTGATTAGCAAATTTACTAGATGATTCCTGAGTTTCTTGTTTTGTTATTAGACCTTATGTTTTGATTCGTAACGTGATTCTAAGACTTCTAAATAATGTGTAACCTTGGTTATTGATTAGTTAATTCACTTGCTGATTCCTAGGCGTTCTTTAAAATTTTGTTGAATCTGAAGGTAGTGGAAATGTCGTTACGGGTATGTATACATGCATTGGGTTGTTAGCTTCTCGTCTCTACGGTtcacatttttaattttgaaaaatatttaattctAATCTAATTCATCTCCttgattatttttttaattataaaaattaagaaataatatATTGTATGAATTTTCACTCATTTATA from Arachis ipaensis cultivar K30076 chromosome B02, Araip1.1, whole genome shotgun sequence harbors:
- the LOC107622491 gene encoding reticulon-like protein B1; this translates as MAEEQESTVTSQESLIEKIADKIKGHDSSSSSDSDSDSEKTAASSIKEKVFRLFGRERPVHSVLGGGKPADVLLWRNKKISGGVLGGATAVWVFFELLEYNLLTLVCHILILLLAGLFLWSNAQTFIYKKEPHIPHVHIPEEPFLQVASALRIEINAGFSALRNIGAGKDLKKFLIVIAGLWVLSIIGSWCNFLTLFYITFVLLHTVPVVYDKYEDKIDPLAEKGFIEFKKQYAVFDEKVLSKIPKGPLKAKKLA